The DNA window TTGTTATTCATGATCTCTTTGTTGATTTACGGAGAAAGGCTTTGTCTACAGTGGACTTCATTTGCCCATGAAATTGTATGACATGGAAAATCATACAGATGGACTTACTCTGGATGGAGAGTGCAtctgtgtgttgttgttatCTAATACGTTTATTTAGATTTGTTGGGCTTGTTAACAACATGCTTAAGATTTGAATTTTCTCTGTAGGAAATTCTCTTAACAAATAGATAGACTTCGATCGAGCTGCCCCTTTAAGCACGATGTACTGAAATACTAGAATAGAATGAGTATTTGAAGACAAAGCTGTTGGGCTTATTCTTTCACATCATTCAACTCTTGACTGAAGACAAATGAATCCTCAATTTGAATGATGGTgctttgacatttcattttgcaAGTTCTCAAGTtacttttgtcttcattttttcagTTGAACATAGCCTATAACAAAAGTCCatgctgtttattcatttgattACAAATTCTCTCCTGTCTTTGATGATCGGAGAGATGCAGAGATTTGGGGCTGAATGCTGGGGAGGTGGCAAGCAAACCACTCAGTCGTCCGTCTGTCTGGAGGCTCTTTAAGCTCCAGTGGCAGCGAACAAAGTGGGGTTGCATTCACCTGCATGCCGAACCCAGCCACAGGGATAAGGCGCATCGGGGTGGGGTGGCTGCTTTCATGTGGGCTGATGTGGAGTTCTCAGCCAAAAGGCAGCCCGGTTTTTGGCGCGATAGTCTTTGTGTCTGCCTCATGAATTAGCTGATAACAAGTGGAAAGCATGTCTGAGTGACATTTGTGAAACTGGAGTCGatttttcatgaagcatcaagAGAATGGCAAAGTGAGAAAGCTTCTGATCTTGGCTCCTCATGTGTCTTATTTGTTAGATAGGTCTGTAATGTGAGTGCATTGTTGTGGGTTTGGCGAGACAGATTTTCATATTTCTCTCTGCCTTTGGGTTTCTGCCAGTATTAAAAGCGATGCAGGTTTCTTGATCTAAACTGGGGGCACAATAAGCCGGACAAGTTCTTTGTGTTTCCGTGTCTCAGACAGAGCGCTGGTCCTGGTCCAAGACCTGACTCCTGAGAAAGCTGACCAGCTGATCTGGCTACGCGCCCGAGTTCACACCAGCCGAGCCAAAGGTGAGATCACTCCCTTGTCTTTGTTCACCTTCCTTGGATTAGACAAACTTacttttgtgacaaaaaacacaaacacccaGGATTAGATGACCTGTGAGCTTATCTGGTGGTTTACCACTGAAGAACTTGCCCTCAGGCCACGTTCCCAATGTCACTTTCTTCTCTTTTGGTGAGAAGTCAACAAAGCCTCCACCTCACTGCTCTTCTATTTTCCCATGGCCACGCGGAAGCAAGTGCGAACAAATTACAAACGAAAGCAAGAATCTGTTTGATTAGCACCCTGATATATAGAGCTTATCATTTTCAGacctcactcacacacccatACTGGACCACAAAGAAGTTAGAAAATTATTTTGACCGTAAATGAGATGATGTAACTCTCGTTGAAATATATGACCTCATGTTTTTGCCTTCTTTTCTCTGCTCTCATCCATCTTGCTAGTTCAAAATGTGCGTTTTTCTTTGTGGTGTATTGAGAACTTACTGCTCTGAAACTGATAGTGACTGGACTTCATCTTCCATCTGATTCAGCGCTGTAAACAAGATCTGCAGTTTAAAATCTTCAATAAGATCTTAAACTGTTGGAAGGTTTCAGTTATTAAAGGTAgcgttttgaaatgaaattattatttttgcggTCATGTAAACGTGAGATTTCATATGTTAGGTTAGAAAACAAATTCAAAGTATTTCGTAATTCTTCAAATATTTGACATAAATCTACTTAAGAAATACTACGCTAAAATGTGAAgtactgaaacatttttttgtcactaTTTACGTCAACCTAAACAACTCTTCTCGGAATAACTTCCGCGGTCAAGTGTCACTCTGCTCATGTCCTCATTCTCTCTGCCATATGGAAGGATATCTCACATGAATAACATCCTGATTCAGTCTGAGATCAGGTGCATCTGTCTGTGAGATAATGGCTGTGCCCCTATCCCCACGCCCCACCCCCACAGGACATAAACATCAAAGTACCTGGGTGGTCTAACTGGTCAAGACTTTGTTGACCGACTCATTGACACTCTTAGTAGGACTTTGTGTGTCGAGGGCTACAATCAACCACTTTGAAGTTTCCCTTCAGAGATACTTATTCATCTAACACTTTATTTTACTGATCGCTgtggttggtttgtttttagGGAAGCAATGCTTCTTGGTCCTGCGTCAACAGCAGTTCAACGTGCAGGCCCTGGTCGCGGTGGGAGATCGTGCCAGCAAGCAGATGGTCAAGTTTGCCGCAAAGTGAGTTCAAGAGACTCCGTTTCCTGTTTGAAAATGGGAAAACAATGGTGGGAAAATCCGCGACCCTAATGGTCCACTGGTCCATTTTCGCACATTCTGAGGTGGAGGCTGAGGAAATCAATCATTTTTCACCTGACAAGAAAAGCAGGGTGGGATACAGCAGTGTTTTAATGGAGTGGTTCCTGCTAACATGGCAGTTTGATCAGAGAGGCGTTCATTAAAACCAAACATTGTTAGTGACTTGAGTCGACCTATTGTTGTCCATTACTCCTTttagacaagacaaaaaaatctgttgtTGACAGATACAGCTGTAGTCTTAATGGGAAGTTGCTTTTTTCCGTATCACACTAATGATTGTAGCGCTGAGACTTGAGTGTCCGACATATTTTGTGCCAGGGATGTACAGATACTAACTGCTATTCCGACTTGAACCGACTTGACCTCAGTTGCCTGATCAGACTGACACAGCTTCTTGCCAGACATCAAAGTCAAAGtatcttgactttggcctgctTCTGCTGTTACCCATTAGCTTTATATGATTTTTAAACTGTCATTCATCTTATCTTCATCTAGGTacgttagaaaaaaaaaacattcgaCTTAATATCTTGATGTGTATGTATATTTGTGTGCACGACTTCCTCAATTGGGTTTAGCAATATAGCGTGCTTGGTCAGTTGAGTGGTTGTGTAATATTTAACCAGGACTAAAAGTGATGACACGGTTGTATAGATAAGAATGATTTACATCACGCAGGCTTACAGTTGGTTGCGTGTGTGGTTGTTTTGGTCATACTCGAGGCGCAGCGGCTGTGGCTTTAGTAACAATTGGTACTTGACATTTTTGCTCTATATGTTTTTGATGGAACAGCATTTCAGTCTATTTTGTCAGGATAGTATTGCTAACATAATTCATTGAAggatatgtttttatttatggtAAATAAAAAGCTGTCTTTATACCggttacaggggttggacagaATAATGGAAAcgccttaaagcttttttttagctttaaggtgtttccattattctgtccaacccctgtatattctCAAAAGAAAACGTAATTCTTATTATAATTTAAACAGACGTAGAAATAATATTTGTAATATCCTATCTTGCATAGACACAAACCATTGTGTGATATGAGACAAGAGCTGATGACCAGGTGGTTTACCTCACTCGGATCATGCGTGTTTACGTATTGAAGTCATAAAACAGGTGGCATCGTCTTTCCCTTTCACCCTGCTTTCTCATGTCTGACTCGAGTGTTTGAGATGATTGACTTGCTAAGTAAGATCCAGGATTACTAGTAAATCCTCTAATAATCATGTTCAGGGCAGCGGTGGCATTACTGGGGAAATCTCTTCCCACTCATTGTGTGTCCAAGCCACTTCCAAATGTATTGGTTTTGATGTATCTGGACTGTCAAAGTTGAGAAGGTTTCTGCCTGAAATCATGGCTTATATCAAGCCTTTATTTCTGAATCATAATGAAAATAAGCTCATTTAATCACATTTACCATTCTTAAGTCCAACCCCTGGTCAGTATCTCCTGCTGAAGGGCACATGGCGACAGCTGCCCTGGAGAAGAATGAAGAGCTGTTTTCCTTGATTCCTGTCTCTCATTACTTCAGTGTAATGAGAAGTGAGGGATTACCTTTAATTTTCCTGCTGGTCCAGTTTCATATTTTGGTCTGAGATAAGCTAGTCATTTAGAAAATGTACTCACACTTTTGTTGAACATCTTGGATTTGAGGAAATATTTGCCAAATAGATTCAACAAATATGTCTTGTATATTCATATCTAAGTTCTCTATTGACCTTGCTTTCACCTCACAGCATTACCAAGGAAAGCATCGTCGATGTGGAGGCCTCAGTGAGAAAAGTGGAGCAGAAGATTGAGAGCTGCACCCAACAAGATGTGGAGCTGCACATTGAGAGAGTAGGCACATTTCATTTTAGCAATCAGAGAAAATGAAACCACTGTGTTTTCGCACTGAGACGAAAACATTCATCTCCCTTCAGTAGTTCTGTAGTAATATATGATTATGCTCATTTTGTGGATTATGTGACACTACAAAACAGATTGAATCTAAACAGTTGGCTATTACTGTCGTGATTGTCTTTCAGTAATGTTTTCAggctcataaaataaatatttagctGATATTTCTTTACCTTAAGCTGCACAGAGAAACTGTCTCAGAGGTGACGCCTGAAAGAAATGTTGccctttgatgtttgttttttttctaatatacGCTGTGTACTTTTGAGTCTTTTGAAGATTGAATCGAACCGTTTGTGGCTTTCTGCCAATGTATGTTGATGGcgtaagatgttttttttttcagatttttgtcATCAGCCAAGCTGAGCCTCGCCTGCCTTTGCAGTTGGAGGATGCTGTCAGGCCTGAAGGAGAGGGTGACGAGGTAAAGGATGGACATAGTGATCTATGAATTCTAGAATTTAACTCGGTAACCGCTACAACGTTATATGAAGTGCTacgtgtttttttaaatttgatttcatATTTCGATATTCTAAGAGATGCAGACCATAGCAAACATCGTTCCCCAAATGCCTGCCAGTCTAACATCAATGTCCCCTGGCACTTAGCCGTTTGTGGCAGGATGCTGCAAAGAGTTTAGCTCATACCTCCGCAAGGAAGTCTGACCTCCCTGACCCCTGAACCTGTAGTTCCTCCTGTGATGAAACATTTactcttttgtttgtctttctatATTTGCTCCTGACTGTCTCTCATCTTCTGCTTCTTGTGTTACAGTTGATCCTAGTCATGTTGTATGACAACACTTCTTAtgtggtgtttaaaaaaatacagcagtTCTTTTTCAGTTGTTGAGAAAAATCTCTTGTCTGGTACAGAATTCAAACTTTTTTCAGgaagtaaaatacattttatactACTTTAATACTAATAATGTTAtcgatttatttttggtttaggATGGCAGAGCTACCGTCAACCAGGATACACGACTGGACAACAGGGTGATTGATCTCAGGGTAAGTCtgtttttaatgagaaaaaaatatatagaatatTCCCGCATGATGGCGTATTCCTTCTCTGAAATGTAGATGAAGCGGTGTTTTTGACACGTCTCTCTGTACGTGTGAAAAATGCAGCATCAGTGAACagagttgtgttgttttcaagGCAACACCTGTTTATGAAACACTTCACTTTGACTTCATGAACACCTCAGATCCAGGGAAGCTGTGAAGTGTTTCCCACACCAGTAGATGGACACTCTCAAAGGGAACCATAAATCCTCCCTAGTAATGGAGCTCCAAAACAACCGCCTTTCCAGGCGAGCAAATGAAAGGTGCTCCGCTGTGGAAATGTTCTATTTTCACAAGTTAGTTGGATCCAGCTGTTGTTTGTCGTTTGTGTATAATTTGCACCGGTGCAAATTTGTTCTTCTCATACTTCCGGCTTCATGTATTAGCCACAACATGATACTGTTTAATGCTTTTCACccctttgttttgtgtcttgtgatctgatctgatctgtcaTCTGATAATAGTCATGCACCACTGTCTCACCAAATACCAAATATTAATGCCAAAATAGTTTGTTTATCACTCTTTTTGAGATTTGGAAAATCTCGACCTGGTCAGATGATTCTGTCCTATCACATGCCTGCTCAGCGAGTGGGCGTGGTCATAGACTGCCAGAACTTGCCCCAGGTAGATGAGAGCCGTTGAGAGTcgaccgtttttttttttccgatggTGCCGTCTagataagataaaaacaagATGTTCATATTTTATTGAGACACTATTCATTGTCACTGTTGATAAAAGACGACAGTGGAGATTAGCTCTGTTTGGGTCAATTGTCCTCTGGGACATGGGTAATATCTTGAGTGAACCCGAAGCTGGTTTGACCTAGGAAGCCTGTGCTAGGAAACGATaagaattttgttttttgtgttttcaccacctcatttgttttggttgacATTTCTCGTCATTGATGGCTTGTCTTCAGGGAAATGTGTCAGCAGGAGTGCTGTATATTGTCATTGCAGTAGTTTGAGTTTTCAAACACGCTGGAACTGTGCTCTTTAAAGGGTGTTTTGGGGATTGCCAATAATGTCATTATCTGCTTTGATTGAAGTGTTTGGTCTCCCTGTCTTGGTTCCAGTATTTACACTCCTAATCATAGGTTTTGTGCTCCAGGCCCGTCTGCGTGTCTTGACTTCAGCAAATTGGTGATTCACCATTTGTTGAACAAGGAGTGTCGTTGCCGTTGGTTGACTGACTTTTGCACATCTAGTCAgatctgtgttgttttttttccttgtagACAACCACGAGCCAGGCCATCTTCCGACTGCAGTCCGGGGTGTGCCAACTCTTCAGAGACACCCTCACCAAGAAGGGCTTTGTGGAGATCCAGACTCCTAAAATCATATCTGGTAAACACGCCCACCTCCATCGAACCCAAGCCGTTGAGTCATTTATTGATTCTTTGTTTCAATTTGATTTCAACACCACCACCCACAGGTGTTCAGTGAGTCACCATGTGACAGTTGAAGCTGTGCGTGACCACTCTCAAGTTCAGTTTAGATTTAGTGAGTTAAATCAAGAGTGAGACTTGCAGCTGAGGTACACAGTGTTAGTTTCACTGaaacattgatttaaaatgaatacaGGAAGGACTTGTCTAGTTAGTCCACATTATAGAttgtggttattattattattgttgttgttgttcattcatTATGTCCATATTATCTGCATCCAGTGGCTGTGTTTACATCCTCTCAAGTGTGTAAAATTTACTGTTTGTGGCTAAAAAGAATCTGGTGTTGGAGATTTGGTTGAATGGACTGAATGTCATCCACAGCACCGTCTTGCCTTCCATAAACTGGACTGAGAAGTCCTGAGAAGATACCAGAAAGAAATGCGCTGGGAGTGTTCAGCAGTTACAAAAGCGGTGCTATGTAATTAAAACACGATTGGCGTCAGTCAAACATTTCAATGGAGCGGATGAGGAAAATATTCCCTTAACAAGTAGTTTGCGAAGAGCTTTGTTTCCAGATGCCCTGTGGCGTTTGCTTTGGAGCAAGCTATTCCCTCCTGTGTAATCATATGAGCGAGAGTGATAACAATTCTAATTGTTTTCGTTCTTTCAGTTCACAGCTGTCATCTGTTGTTTTTGAGTACAGTGTGACGACAGCCGCCaactttcacttcctcttttcgaGCAAACAAACGCAATCTTGAATTCAAATTTTACGCGGGCAGAGGGCAGCACGTTTTGTCgataagtcattttttttcccgccGCTCCGAAACCACTTTTTCCTGCCTGCTTACACCCATGTACTGCCAGCCGTTGCTGTGGTGTGAGCCTCCGCCCTAATTTTTGTATGAGAATATTGTATATACGTAGTATGCTCCTTTGATGTGTCAAACAAGAAACCACAAATCTGTTATGTAAGTCTGTGCTGTCTGCGAAAACAGGAGGCTTAAAACACGTTGTTTGGCTTCTGCAGAATGTGAATGTTAATTCATCGCTTTTTCTCATCCAAAATGGTGAATAATTTGGGAATCAATTAGCTTATTAGCTTGTCTTATTTTTAGCATCAAAGCTGGGATGTCAATTTGTTCTATAATTTGCTGTGAATTAATCACTTTATGTTTCATGAAAAACCAAGCGTTAGTTGCCAATAGATATACAGATGTTTGGTGTAAATAGTAAACAGCCGTgcatatgcttttttttccccacacgaGTTGTGTcataaatatttcagatttcaaGGACAAAGGAAATAATGACAACCCAACGACAGCTGAAGAGTTCCTGACTTGACCTTTGGAGGGTTTTTCTTCAAACTAAACAAGAGGTTTTAATTGCTATGTGTCTATGTTTGTCTCCACCAGCTGCCAGTGAAGGTGGAGCCAACGTCTTCACCGTGTCTTACTTCAAAACCAGCGCCTACCTGGCGCAGTCGCCCCAGCTGTACAAGCAGATGTGCATCTGTGCTGACTTCGACAAGGTTTTCTGTGTGGGACCAGGTGAGagtccctcctcctcccgccCACGATTCATTTATGCTAAGAAAGAAACGGAAGACAGGAGATTCATTAAAAGCTTCCAGCCAATTCTCTGAAAGGACTGGTTGTGTGCTGTTGGACACAGTTTTCCCCTGTCGCCTAAAACATAGCTGTAGCTGATGGCATGTTTATTGCACAAGTGTTGAAATGGGACTGTGGACTAACCGAGTTTGAGAAAGGCTCAGCAAACACTGCCCCCGTCTGTTCATGTGTGTCAAGTCACTCGCTCTGGATTGCAAGTGGTACGTGGTGCGCAGCCTCAGTGATTTATATGTGCACCTCTGTCAGTAAATCCTCATTGAATTAACAATCTGAGAAGGACAGGAATCCAATGGGGAGCTACAATTTTACACATTACTGAAGATGATTTGTTACAAGGTGCATCtttcagcagaagaaaaaaacatttttacatttccatTTGGCAGTTGTGTTCCAAGATAAATATTTGGATTCCTActcactgaaaatgagaacatagttgAATCGGTTGGTGCAACAATGACCAAAAAAGTCAGTCCATTGCATAATGTAGTGTTACAGAACTTGCATAGACTCTTCTGTTGCAACACTGTACTTTTGTTGGAATTTGTGGCTTTGTGACTGAAGTGTGTGCAACATTGATAATCATAGTTGCTAGAAAAGAAGTTTTAATTCTACATTGTGACATTGTAAACGTTTCATTAACTCAAAACACATTTGCTCCTTGAGTGTCGTGTTGgtcatgttttaaaaatgcttCCATTGTTATCTGTATGTTACTGTCTCTTTTGTGAAGTTCCGACTTTGTGATGTCTACGTGTGCAGTTTTCAGGGCTGAGGACTCCAACACCCACCGTCACTTGACAGAGTTTGTGGGTCTGGATATTGAAATGGCCTTCAACTACCACTACCATGAGGTGATTGACTCCATCACTGACACAATGGTCCAGATCTTCAAGGGCCTCCGAGACAAGTAAGACCACAGGACTTTTGAGATACTGTTTGAGTTACATTACTACCAGCAACCAGCCAGACTTCTTAGTGAGATACAAAAGAGAACTTTGGTGCTATTGCCTCCTAGTGGTAAGAAAAAGTCAGTGCACTCTCAAAAGACTCATCGGCGTGGAATCTGTCTAAATGCCATAAGCTTCCTAAAACATGAATATACTGTCAAACTTTTCAAGAGCTCATTGTTAAATGATCCAAAGTTTCTTCATGTAAACATTGCTGTACGTACAGTAGTTGAACATGGATGGATTTGTGCCTTTCATTCACATTATTTAGATTCTATTTTTGTCTCTTTAGTTTAACATCTTAAGTCTACAAgtctatatttttttcttggtcGTCAATCTTGACATATTCAGCTTCTCTCTTTGTGGTGGCAacatttttcacttcttcttgTGCTCAGCTtccagactgagatccagacaGTGAACAAGCAGTACCCCAGCGAGCCCTTCAAATTCCTGGAGCCGACTCTGAGGCTGGAGTACACAGAGGGAGTGGCCATGCTGCGGGAGGCAGGCGTGGAGATGGGCGACGAAGATGACCTCAGGTGAGACGTGACCGCCACTCAGAGGTTCAGCTGTTGGACTCAAAAGTTTCTTACACCCTCAAAATGATGAGCTGCTTTTGTGCATCACAAGTTACCCTTTTTGTCCTGTGTATTTTTCTTCTCCAGCACACCGAATGAAAAGCTCCTGGGCCGCCTCGTGAAAGAAAAGGTATGACTCAAGTGCCACCGGtgcataataaaaaacaatattgatCGACATCTAACATTTTTGTGTTCTGACCCAAGTATGACACCGACTTCTACGTGCTGGACAAATACCCGCTGGCGGTGCGACCTTTCTACACCATGCCTGATCCAAACAACCCGGTGAGTTTTTCACCACACGCCCACTGTATATATCTCCATTTTAATGCAACTCTTAACGGCCTGCTGTGTCTGTGCTATTAAATCACCGTCTTCACTGTTTGCCATTGTTTCGGAATGAGTTCTGCCTGATTTCCCAGAATTATTGACGATGATTTGAATTATATTTAATGTTCTTAACAttaagagctgagccaaaaggcaaagcttcaGATTGTCTGGTCAAGATATGTTCCTACTCCCCTTTATAGATTAGGTTTGGATCACAGTAGAATTACTGCTCTTCCACTCGGGGGAGCCAAAGTCTCGGTCTCTTATTCCTGGCTGCTGCCCCGGTGACCTGACCTCGGATAGGCATCATTGCCTTTTTTCTCCGACTCATGTCTTGTATTTCAATACAAACATCTTCCAGAAATATTCCAACTCCTACGACATGTTCATGCGGGGGGAGGAGATCCTGTCTGGAGCCCAGAGAGTCCACGACGCCCAGCTGCTAACTGAAAGAGCGACCTTCCACCAGATCGGTGAGCACACCTCAATTGTTGGATAAAACTACAAGAATGAGTCAGTCCGGTAAATTAAAATGACCAATCCGGTTCATTTCAGATCTGGAGAAGATCAAAGCGTACATTGACTCCTTCCGATTTGGGGCTCCCCCACATGGAGGCGGCGGCATCGGTAAGACAGTCGAGAAGGTGATGTGTTGAATTTCCTGTCGACTGACCAACGTGTGGTCCTCTCAGGCCTGGAGAGAGTGTGCATGCTGTACCTGGGTCTCCACAACATCCGCCAGACCTCCATGTTCCCACGTGACCCCAAGCGCCTGACACCTTGATCCAGTAACCACAAGAACAACCTGGGATCATGTGACTCAGATGATGGTGAAAGGGAACATTCTTAGTCCAGACAGGGGAGAGGAGCTATCAAACTAATCGGATCATGAATAATAAGATAGACATAATCACCACAGAGGAGTGAGTTTTACTGATTTATTGCTAAGGTGTCTAACAGTATGTGATCAGTCTGTTTACAAGCAGCCCTTAAATGCACTCTGAAGGTCTTGGAGTCTGTCTTTGTCAGTACTTTTCTATCACTTTAAGACCAGCACAGACTAAAAAATAACCTTCTAAATTGGGcctgaaacatgtttttctatGTAAGGAAATAGCAATCATGgctaataaaacattttcactccTTACGTGCTCAGTCCTCTTATTATATATGTGATTAAAACGCTGCTTATATGCTCATAGATAATACTGGCTTTATTGGAGAGAGTAACTGATATGTTGAACAAGT is part of the Synchiropus splendidus isolate RoL2022-P1 chromosome 10, RoL_Sspl_1.0, whole genome shotgun sequence genome and encodes:
- the dars1 gene encoding aspartate--tRNA ligase, cytoplasmic, whose amino-acid sequence is MTKEEVQGATEEEQQAQSKKALKKQQKEAEKAAKKAEKQAKLAADQQTTEEDDFAKDRYGVPAMVQSQQKLDRALVLVQDLTPEKADQLIWLRARVHTSRAKGKQCFLVLRQQQFNVQALVAVGDRASKQMVKFAANITKESIVDVEASVRKVEQKIESCTQQDVELHIERIFVISQAEPRLPLQLEDAVRPEGEGDEDGRATVNQDTRLDNRVIDLRTTTSQAIFRLQSGVCQLFRDTLTKKGFVEIQTPKIISAASEGGANVFTVSYFKTSAYLAQSPQLYKQMCICADFDKVFCVGPVFRAEDSNTHRHLTEFVGLDIEMAFNYHYHEVIDSITDTMVQIFKGLRDNFQTEIQTVNKQYPSEPFKFLEPTLRLEYTEGVAMLREAGVEMGDEDDLSTPNEKLLGRLVKEKYDTDFYVLDKYPLAVRPFYTMPDPNNPKYSNSYDMFMRGEEILSGAQRVHDAQLLTERATFHQIDLEKIKAYIDSFRFGAPPHGGGGIGLERVCMLYLGLHNIRQTSMFPRDPKRLTP